In Cervus elaphus chromosome 29, mCerEla1.1, whole genome shotgun sequence, a single window of DNA contains:
- the LOC122685910 gene encoding spermatogenesis-associated protein 31D3-like, translated as MFFPDPGCSFVLPISCSPLGQHDDTTCFRQLLCPDPFCEVCNNATAEVNRLLFPEVLEDATCSVPPLASTAPVTESSFTLSPAFSAVPPGNLPPASLPEPSSLPSSILSPSPMTPLTDFFLPSPMGHSLASEPFSSLDSKFPVDYSPPQTFAFPHLLPHDTQTADPVAPPVATLFLDTISSLDPTLSQDIKPLSDLSQAMNPTDSFACPHAPLTLFVSPQPDCTLSVTQPKSISTVLKPVLEKSSPDSPSELSTCVSTIRGTEQSSLSISDFSLWQTQAMNMLLPALPHSDFQREHVSLHPQDTYLWGDSVTKHKEANSHSFSGFNIHGLLERQIKNRMAFQSLEKKEKEEGPFSKQMWSEYQRTSSGNLLQSLDVQNTTAPQTGWNSESKPEKLHICQQLLYIKTLGGNLQQKYSQLFWGLPSLHSESLVATLLVSSRSSPLESHFVLFNGVCNASAVKTRDQESPPLLHSRPRLLPHGYPPQPLSQTKPQSQSLPFTQVQPQAHLQSRLPILSSSSPSQIRDCGVSFHRFQNESDFHTVTENQHLEWHVLQKQQESLWGLVPVLQKSQEATCSQAHNVPLVNQPSHAYVPVSILPGHFHITSEPQEKLELHVPRRLIPRWYLQACRNLESLALMGPQYKLAEVPQQRGRRVQLQLSELQGQGSNNIEKTELGLPGNFQERVSTKFQLRDDMRKNLGYILEKSPEDSPQDVSECYLVQGLRAALETKTNCVCHSRNELLNVSRKDIDRNQIKTILRLHVSTKSWQISAGRIPTGVCRSWLADDNTLLPSASSQTNVEDPHSKNTTVGKVCHQISTPELSFLDHNTLKVLEAHILRFRVTQRWGLPLKVLESIKFYMLREATTWPLPQFDLPSSTTHISGVDSKDELSKPLEERSKTSQGNKVRATSSTPMLDHPFPVISSVGQEGQRAPQPSHSATYQKLAEGIQTIECGRQTFQPITHRNKDKVSQNKILLDNRCSPGVPIRQAGYRPEPRDETGNFSDRVEMIQGQKTVRKNSEHSTMFSVSREIFRAKELQALESQSCNILTTRKLRSSQMTKVKMNKVETTLTTQRPPPKISAPRDSEISDFQKQILTELKFKFKNKEHSQADHCPTDMPPTSSRLPSKSSLTLAQSISTGDMAAPQVLHIHSEDSGTSVEQRQDPSKNAPSKCQDNNFLPAAERAPLGSKAGEYRSEDSGAGMSTDRRKSHLVEERELKDTSSSLSQNEQLPPESYFRRKMRRFFQWIDFMRKIKDQESPQQKAKFMSTFVQHQDSIESAALFVSHGPLEAHELMRAIGKILEEKLACRFESETLGLSQHKKELQTQVESGKGHPSNYVALPDLRQEEWVSPKSSNQEAVYADQSCLTSVRQNRDGVRHPQKDAAFEDQLSDRRAKEANFNFCRDSRAYRGSKPYRFQGLISAVISVFNIESGNNHFTCTWAETVSGVSFPEDKRRTVYRRTEIKFTSSQLHIPSGAQKPVEKMENKGISTRRLSPVCSGDGVTPRGVDMFRGGATSGARPERLWRVVSHFHSSLRASRRLIPETPAPGRCLGSPGWGRAAPARDTPLPAALRELFGGGLSPKYGNHIDDG; from the exons ATGTTTTTTCCTGATCCTGGCTGTAGTTTTGTACTTCCTATCTCCTGCAGCCCCCTGGGCCAGCATGATGATACCACCTGCTTTCGTCAGCTCTTATGTCCAGACCCCTTCTGTGAGGTGTGTAATAACGCAACTGCTGAGGTCAATCGGCTGCTGTTCCCGGAGGTCCTGGAAGACGCTACTTGCTCTGTGCCTCCTTTGGCTTCCACAGCTCCTGTGACTGAGTCATCGTTTACTCTGTCCCCGGCCTTCTCAGCAGTCCCTCCAGGAAACCTACCACCAGCCTCTCTGCCAGAGCCTTCCTCGCTGCCCTCCTCTATTCTCTCTCCTAGCCCAATGACCCCCTTAACTGACTTTTTTTTACCCTCACCAATGGGCCACTCTCTGGCCTCAGAGCCTTTTTCTTCCTTGGATTCCAAATTCCCAGTGGATTATTCCCCACCCCAAACCTTTGCTTTCCCCCACCTCCTACCACATGACACTCAGACAGCAGACCCTGTTGCCCCACCAGTGGCCACATTGTTTCTGGATACCATTTCCTCTCTTGACCCCACCCTTTCCCAGGATATCAAGCCCTTATCAGATTTGTCCCAGGCAATGAATCCCACTGACTCTTTTGCTTGTCCTCATGCACCACTGACCCTATTTGTTTCACCACAGCCAGACTGCACTTTATCTGTAACTCAACCTAAATCAATTTCCACTGTACTGAAGCCTGTTCTGGAGAAGTCATCTCCAGATAGCCCTAGTGAGTTGTCCACTTGTGTTTCAACAATCAGAGGCACTGAACAGTCAAGCCTGTCAATTTCAGACTTCTCTTTGTGGCAAACTCAGGCCATGAACATGCTCCTCCCAGCATTACCACACTCTGATTTTCAGCGAGAGCATGTTTCTCTCCATCCACAAGACACTTATCTCTGGGGAGACTCTGTTACCAAGCACAAGGAGGCCAATAGCCATTCTTTCTCTGGCTTTAACATCCATGGACTCTTGGAGAgacaaataaaaaacagaatggCTTTCCAGAgtttagagaagaaagaaaaggaggagggaCCATTTTCAAAACAAATGTGGTCAGAATACCAACGGACATCTTCAGGGAATTTGTTGCAGTCACTTGATGTGCAGAACACTACAGCCCCCCAAACTGGCTGGAACAGTGAAAGCAAACCAGAGAAGCTTCACATTTGTCAGCAGCTCTTATATATCAAGACTTTGGGGGGAAACTTGCAGCAGAAATATAGCCAGCTCTTCTGGGGTCTTCCCTCTTTGCACAGTGAGTCCCTAGTGGCTACTCTTCTGGTTTCTAGTAGGAGTTCCCCTCTAGAGTCTCACTTTGTCTTATTCAATGGAGTCTGTAATGCTTCTGCAGTCAAAACTCGGGATCAAGAATCTCCACCACTTCTTCATTcccgtccccgtctcctcccccaTGGATATCCACCACAACCCTTGTCTCAAACTAAGCCACAATCCCAGTCTCTACCTTTCACTCAGGTCCAGCCCCAGGCCCACCTTCAATCCCGACTCCCAATCCTATCATCCTCTTCTCCATCCCAGATTAGGGACTGTGGAGTGTCTTTCCACAGATTCCAGAATGAGTCAGATTTTCATACTGTGACTGAAAATCAACATCTGGAGTGGCATGTGTTACAGAAGCAACAGGAAAGTTTGTGGGGTTTAGTTCCTGTGCTCCAAAAATCTCAAGAAGCCACTTGTTCTCAAGCTCATAACGTCCCATTGGTCAACCAGCCATCCCATGCCTATGTCCCAGTCTCCATCCTTCCTGGCCATTTTCATATCACCAGCGAACCCCAGGAGAAACTGGAGCTCCACGTTCCAAGGAGGCTAATTCCACGCTGGTACCTCCAAGCCTGCAGGAATCTAGAGTCTCTAGCACTGATGGGGCCTCAATACAAATTAGCAGAAGTACCTCAGCAGAGAGGCAGGCGTGTTCAGTTacaactctctgagcttcaggGCCAGGGTAGCAACAATATAGAGAAGACGGAATTGGGTCTCCCAGGAAATTTCCAAGAGAGGGTCTCAACAAAGTTTCAGCTAAGGGATGACATGAGAAAGAATCTTGGCTATATCCTTGAGAAGAGCCCAGAAGACAGCCCACAAGATGTCTCAGAATGTTACCTAGTGCAGGGTCTTAGGGCTGCCTTGGAGACAAAAACTAACTGTGTGTGTCACTCAAGGAATGAATTATTAAATGTCTCAAGAAAGGACATAGATAGGAATCaaataaaaaccattcttagatTACATGTGAGCACGAAGTCTTGGCAGATTAGTGCGGGTAGGATTCCTACAGGTGTGTGTCGTTCATGGCTGGCTGATGACAATACTTTGCTTCCTTCTGCAAGCTCCCAAACCAATGTGGAAGACCCACATTCAAAAAACACAACTGTAGGTAAAGTATGCCACCAGATTAGCACTCCAGAGCTTTCTTTTCTTGATCATAATACCTTAAAGGTGCTAGAAGCCCATATTTTAAGGTTTCGTGTGACTCAGAGATGGGGCCTACCCCTCAAGGTTCTTGAATCCATAAAATTCTATATGTTGAGAGAAGCCACAACATGGCCTCTTCCTCAATTTGACCTTCCCTCCTCAACCACCCATATTTCTGGGGTGGACTCCAAAGATGAGCTTTCCAAGCCCCTTGAAGAAAGATCTAAAACTTCTCAGGGAAATAAGGTGAGAGCCACAAGTTCAACCCCCATGCTGGATCATCCTTTCCCTGTTATCTCATCTGTGGGCCAAGAAGGACAGAGGGCCCCACAACCATCACACTCTGCTACCTACCAAAAGCTTGCAGAGGGCATTCAGACAATTGAGTGTGGCAGACAGACTTTTCAGCCCATCACACACAGAAACAAAGACAAAGTCAGTCAGAATAAGATTCTCCTGGACAACAGATGCAGCCCAGGGGTGCCCATAAGGCAAGCTGGGTACAGACCTGAGCCAAGGGATGAGACTGGGAACTTCAGTGATAGAGTAGAAATGATTCAGGGCCAAAAGACAGTGAGGAAGAATTCAGAACATTCCACAATGTTCAGCGTGTCCAGGGAGATATTCAGGGCCAAGGAGCTTCAGGCTCTTGAATCACAATCCTGTAACATCTTGACAACCAGAAAATTGAGAAGTTCCCAAATGACAAAGGTCAAAATGAATAAAGTAGAAACTACCCTGACCACTCAACGTCCCCCACCAAAAATATCTGCTCCCCGAGATTCTGAAATATCAGACTTTCAAAAACAGATCCTTACTGAGTTAAAGTTTAAATTCAAGAATAAGGAGCATAGCCAGGCTGACCACTGTCCCACAGACATGCCCCCGACTTCAAGTAGGTTGCCTTCCAAGTCTTCACTGACTCTTGCCCAGAGTATCTCCACTGGGGACATGGCAGCTCCCCAGGTGCTACACATCCACTCGGAGGACAGTGGGACCAGCGTGGAGCAGAGGCAGGATCCCTCTAAGAATGCACCATCGAAGTGCCAGGATAATAACTTCCTACCTGCTGCAGAGAGAGCACCTTTGGGCTCCAAAGCAGGAGAATACAGAAGTGAAGATTCAGGAGCAGGGATGTCTACAGACAGAAGGAAGAGCCACCTTGTTGAGGAAAGAGAATTAAAGGACACTTCCTCATCTCTGTCACAGAATGAGCAGCTTCCTCCTGAAAGTTACTTCAGAAGAAAGATGAGGCGATTTTTTCAGTGGATTGATTtcatgagaaaaatcaaagacCAAGAAAGTCCCCAACAAAAAGCCAAATTCATGTCAACCTTTGTACAGCACCAAGACTCAATTGAAAGTGCAGCTCTCTTTGTGAGTCATGGGCCCCTTGAAGCTCATGAGCTCATGAGAGCCATTGGGAAGATCCTAGAAGAGAAGCTGGCATGTAGGTTTGAATCTGAGACCTTGGGATTAAGTCAGCACAAGAAGGAACTGCAGACCCAAGTAGAGTCTGGTAAGGGACATCCCTCCAACTATGTTGCTCTCCCTGACTTACGGCAAGAGGAATGGGTAAGTCCCAAGTCCTCAAACCAAGAAGCTGTTTATGCTGATCAGAGTTGTCTTACAAGTGTCAGACAGAACAGAGATGGGGTTAGACATCCCCAGAAAGATGCGGCCTTTGAGGATCAG CTTTCAGATCGTAGGGCTAAAGAAGCTAACTTCAACTTCTGTAGAGACAGCCGTGCTTACAGAGGAAGCAAACCCTACAGATTTCAaggtttaatttctgctgttatCAGTGTATTTAATATAGAGTCGGGAAACAACCACTTCACTTGCACATGGGCTGAGACTGTAAGTGGGGTTAGTTTCCCAGAGGACAAGAGAAGAACTGTTTACAGAAG GACAGAGATAAAGTTTACCTCATCACAGCTGCACATACCTAGTGGAGCTCAGAAAcctgtggagaaaatggaaaataaaggaaTTTCTACACGGAGGCTCAGCCCAGTGTGCTCCGGGGATGGTGTCACGCCCAGGGGCGTGGACATGTTCAGAGGCGGGGCCACGTCAGGGGCAAGGCCTGAGAGGCTGTGGC GAGTCGTCAgccattttcattccagtctgcGGGCCTCGAGGCGTCTCATTCCTGAAACCCCCGCGCCGGGACGCTGCCTCGGAAGCccggggtggggcagggctgcGCCTGCCAGAGACACGCCCCTCCCCGCAGCTCTCAGGGAACTCTTTGGGGGTGGTCTTAGTCCCAAATATGGTAACCACATTGACGACGGTTAA
- the LOC122685909 gene encoding spermatogenesis-associated protein 31D4-like, which translates to METLIPNELVCTFLEKNFDLDDTQCNTVYLVAMWRGHWRSHIRGRGPERQAWSSQHPSQVQVPDDQLDNPHEQPLHQGRTRRRRKGGTLAGWRFHQIETDEKTKLISILKSPLGRHDDTIRFRQLLCPDPFCEVCNNATAEVKLLFPEALEDSASSMSPLASAAPVADSSLTLSPAFSAVSPGDLLPASLPEPSPLPPSILPPSSMTPLADFFSPLPLGHTLALEPFTSLDSEFPVDYSSPQPLAFSPLLPHGMQTADPVLSPEATLSLNTILSLDPTLSHDINRLSDLSQAMNPTDSFAPPTLSVLPQPDCTLTVTQSKSIAILLTPVPENLPTESPGMLSTYVPKLTGIDHSRLSISDFSWWQAHAKDLIPSTLAQCDFNQEFLALHSSEASFGGDPAANLIEPGNFLSLSPDVLALLERQVQKRSDFLMWKEKEKRKDSFPEQLRPDYQLNSSGIMLESVADKPVHQQPPYPKTLKDQLQQKPTQLFWGLPSLHSESLPSAVHVSSDSSSNFIFNRNSNASTGQESPGLPHPRPLSLPEIQPEPLPQTLPQSQPLPLTQVQSQADPKSPLLVTPPGPLPQIRICGVYFHRPQNESESLARSEIQQLEWNVLQKQQESLWGLPSVIQRSREDFCPLAPNTSHHQHPQAHVSVSVLPGEFALSNELRKKLEHHLRKRLIQHRWGLPRRIRESVSLMLPPTGFSEASKSESSDGISLISVFKGQSSKQVNVELSQPGSFQERSSDMLQLGKDVGKDQEHSQENGQKDHLLKDPNSSSDKDLGYGSEKNMSSQIVSFSEKNLRVSAESLQLENVLKVHLSKKFEEINEGRLPGTVHSSWHAVKQTLILSVKSHTEIKERSLPSPVGESYSLNTFQDLTFVDPSAQQMLEAHIKRFRMRMLWGLPSKVLESIHIFKLKDASSQSLSHASFPSSTNAISEADSKSGSSKSFRRSSKSFHGDEVGTTNSAPVLGYSLPATSPVEKGGKRVLRQTHSSVNYGLAEDVQKIKDPRQIRRPVSLCITGRGSHRQTQLADRYPRKPLAKQVGARYEPKYKSVSSSDKGKMQQGKKVEKSEPVSMTKLSREIFRAEELDTLQLKTNDMLTTNKSGSSQITNVNENKVETTVTTESLRPKLPVPQDPKCLSLKEQLFDELKFRLEKREHSQAQGQPTDMSLASDNLTHKASLTPAPGVPGGDTGESQVLHVHVEDRGIRMEQQQEPWVPKHGFQRGQDKNFPPTVKTVSSPGCRAEELGGGDAGLGTSQPRKKSFPPQETVLEEMLVSKSSQTLSKKGQPLPEGHIRKRMKHFLQWLYPGEKCKRQEDPQEKGSPIPSAQSRGLAKSRAAVTGSTEAQKIVTDIGKFLEEKLGYRHALDATSSQEDPPSPVHFEQSQQKAGVQVHPEPVRGHPFNSKAPSKVTNTKSCHQEAILAGQSYPPSTRQIRSKKRQPQKAVAFKDQQVCQKHPLPGPHREPGPYPSPTHRCQAGQAHPAAPATAEGTVFRDLSLLFRQKTLLQNFQGGKLPIRK; encoded by the exons catcagggcagaaccaggaggagaaggaaaggcgGCACACTGGCAG GTTGGAGATTTCACCAGatagaaacagatgaaaaaacGAAGCTGATTTCTATTCTGAAAAG CCCCCTGGGCCGGCATGATGATACCATCCGCTTTCGTCAGCTCTTATGTCCAGATCCCTTCTGTGAGGTGTGTAACAATGCAACTGCTGAGGTCAAGCTGCTGTTCCCGGAGGCCCTGGAAGATTCTGCTTCCTCTATGTCCCCTTTGGCTTCCGCAGCTCCTGTGGCCGATTCATCATTGACTCTGTCCCCTGCCTTCTCAGCAGTCTCTCCAGGAGATCTACTACCAGCCTCTCTGCCTGAGCCTTCCCCATTGCCCCCCTCCATTCTTCCACCTAGCTCCATGACCCCCTTAGCTGACTTTTTTTCACCCTTACCACTGGGTCACACTCTGGCATTAGAGCCTTTTACGTCCTTGGATTCTGAATTCCCAGTAGATTATTCCTCACCCCAACCCCTTGCCTTTTCCCCTCTCCTACCACATGGCATGCAGACAGCAGACCCTGTTCTCTCACCAGAGGCCACTTTGTCTCTGAATACCATCCTTTCCCTTGACCCCACCCTTTCCCATGATATCAACCGCTTATCAGATTTGTCCCAAGCAATGAATCCCACTGATTCTTTTGCACCACCAACCCTGTCTGTTTTACCACAGCCAGACTGCACTTTAACTGTCACTCAGTCTAAATCAATTGCCATCTTACTGACACCTGTTCCTGAGAATTTGCCTACAGAAAGCCCTGGCATGCTGTCCACTTATGTCCCAAAACTCACAGGCATTGATCATTCAAGACTGTCAATTTCGGACTTCTCCTGGTGGCAAGCTCATGCCAAAGACTTAATCCCTTCCACGTTGGCACAATGTGATTTCAATCAAGAGTTTCTTGCCCTCCACTCTTCAGAGGCCTCTTTTGGGGGAGACCCTGCAGCCAACCTCATAGAGCCTGGTAATTTCTTAAGTCTCAGCCCTGATGTCCTGGCACTCCTGGAGAGACAAGTACAAAAGAGGAGTGATTTCCTGatgtggaaagaaaaggaaaagagaaaagattctTTTCCAGAACAATTGAGGCCAGACTATCAACTAAATTCCTCAGGGATAATGTTAGAGTCAGTTGCTGATAAGCCTGTGCATCAACAACCTCCATATCCTAAGACCTTGAAGGACCAATTACAGCAAAAACCTACCCagctcttctggggtctcccATCTCTACACAGCGAGTCTTTGCCCTCTGCTGTTCATGTCTCCAGTGACAGTTCCTCAAACTttattttcaatagaaactcAAATGCCTCTACAGGCCAAGAATCCCCAGGACTTCCCCATCCCCGACCTCTGTCCTTGCCTGAGATTCAGCCTGAACCCTTGCCTCAAACCCTGCCTCAATCTCAGCCCCTACCTCTCACTCAGGTTCAGTCCCAAGCTGATCCAAAATCCCCACTCCTGGTCACACCACCTGGCCCTCTACCCCAGATTAGGATCTGTGGAGTGTATTTCCATAGACCTCAGAATGAATCAGAATCTCTCGCCAGAAGTGAAATTCAACAGCTGGAATGGAACGTGTTGCAGAAACAACAGGAAAGTTTGTGGGGTTTACCCTCTGTGATCCAAAGATCTCGGGAAGACTTTTGTCCTTTAGCTCCTAACACTTCTCACCACCAGCACCCTCAGGCCCATGTTTCAGTCTCCGTCCTTCCTGGGGAGTTTGCTCTCAGCAATGAACTTCGGAAGAAACTAGAGCATCACCTTCGAAAGAGGCTCATTCAACACCGGTGGGGCCTGCCCCGGAGAATCAGAGAGTCTGTGTCACTGATGTTGCCTCCAACTGGTTTTTCAGAGGCATCTAAGTCAGAGAGCAGCGATGGAATCTCACTGATCTCTGTGTTTAAGGGTCAGAGTAGCAAACAAGTAAATGTTGAATTGAGTCAACCTGGAAGCTTCCAAGAGAGAAGCTCGGACATGCTCCAGCTAGGGAAAGATGTGGGGAAAGATCAGGAACATAGCCAAGAGAAtggtcagaaagatcacctgtTAAAAGACCCAAACAGCTCTTCTGATAAGGATCTGGGGTATGGCTCTGAGAAAAACATGAGCAGTCAGATAGTGAGTTTCTCAGAGAAAAATTTAAGGGTGTCAGCAGAGAGTCTACAACTTGAAAATGTCCTAAAAGTACATTTGAGTAAGAAGTTTGAGGAAATAAATGAGGGTCGACTCCCTGGGACTGTGCATAGTTCATGGCATGCCGTCAAGCAAACATTGATTCTTTCTGTGAAATCCCACActgaaataaaagagagaagcTTGCCATCACCAGTGGGTGAGTCCTACTCCCTGAATACCTTCCAGGACCTGACTTTTGTTGATCCCAGCGCACAGCAGATGCTGGAAGCACATATTAAAAGGTTTCGTATGAGGATGCTGTGGGGCCTTCCTTCCAAGGTCCTTGAATCcatacacatttttaaactgaaagatGCCTCATCCCAGTCCTTGTCCCATGCCAGCTTTCCCTCCTCAACCAATGCGATTTCTGAGGCAGACTCCAAATCTGGGAGCTCCAAGTCCTTTAGAAGAAGCTCTAAATCTTTCCATGGAGACGAAGTTGGAACAACCAATTCAGCCCCTGTCCTGGGTTACTCTCTCCCTGCCACCTCACCtgtggagaaaggaggaaagagggtCCTAAGACAAACACACTCTTCTGTCAACTATGGGCTTGCAGAGGATGTTCAGAAAATTAAGGATCCCAGACAGATTCGTCGGCCTGTCTCACTCTGCATCACAGGGAGAGGAAGTCATAGACAGACACAACTAGCTGATAGATATCCCCGAAAGCCTCTTGCAAAGCAAGTTGGAGCCAGATATGAGCCAAAGTATAAGAGTGTGAGTTCCAGTGATAAAGGAAAAATGCAACAGGGCAAAAAGGTGGAGAAGTCAGAACCTGTTTCTATGACCAAATTGTCTAGGGAGATATTCAGGGCTGAGGAGCTTGACACTCTTCAATTAAAAACTAATGACATGTTGACAACCAACAAGTCAGGGAGCTCCCAAATAACAAATGTGAATGAGAATAAAGTAGAAACTACTGTGACCACTGAAAGCCTCCGACCCAAACTACCAGTTCCCCAAGATCCTAAATGCTTATCCCTTAAAGAACAACTGTTTGATGAGTTAAAGTTTAGATTGGAGAAGAGGGAGCATAGCCAAGCTCAAGGCCAACCCACGGACATGTCCCTTGCTTCGGATAACTTGACTCACAAGGCCTCACTGACTCCTGCCCCGGGTGTCCCAGGTGGGGACACAGGAGAGTCCCAGGTGCTGCATGTTcatgtggaggacagaggaatcaGGATGGAACAACAGCAGGAACCTTGGGTCCCTAAGCATGGCTTCCAGAGGGGCCAGGATAAGAATTTCCCACCAACTGTGAAGACAGTGAGCTCCCCAGGGTGCAGAGCAGAAGAGCTAGGTGGAGGGGATGCAGGGCTGGGGACATCCCAGCCTAGGAAGAAGAGTTTCCCTCCTCAGGAGACAGTTCTAGAGGAGATGCTTGTGAGCAAGTCTTCCCAGACCCTTTCAAAGAAAGGACAGCCTCTTCCTGAAGGCCatatcagaaaaagaatgaagcactTTTTGCAGTGGCTGTATCCTGGGGAAAAATGCAAAAGgcaagaagatccccaggaaaaggGAAGCCCTATACCAAGCGCACAGAGCAGAGGCTTAGCTAAAAGCAGAGCTGCTGTTACTGGATCAACAGAGGCTCAGAAAATCGTGACAGACATCGGGAAGTTCCTAGAGGAGAAACTGGGCTATCGGCATGCATTAGATGCCACCAGCTCTCAAGAGGACCCCCCTTCCCCGGTGCACTTTGAGCAATCTCAACAAAAGGCTGGAGTACAGGTCCACCCAGAGCCTGTCCGGGGACATCCTTTCAACTCCAAGGCTCCCTCTAAAGTGACAAATACCAAGTCCTGCCACCAAGAAGCGATCTTGGCTGGCCAGAGCTATCCTCCAAGTACAAGACAGATCAGAAGCAAGAAAAGACAGCCCCAGAAAGCTGTGGCATTTAAGGACCAGCAAGTGTGTCAGAAACATCCCCTACCAGGGCCCCACAGGGAGCCTGGGCCCTACCCAAGCCCCACCCACAGGTGTCAAGCTGGCCAGGCCCATCCAGCTGCGCCCGCCACTGCTGAAGGCACTGTGTTCAGAGATCTGTCTCTACTGTTTAGACAGAAAACACTTCTCCAGAATTTCCAAGGAGGAAAACTTCCCATCCGAAAATAA